The Poecilia reticulata strain Guanapo linkage group LG1, Guppy_female_1.0+MT, whole genome shotgun sequence DNA window AATCAGTTGTTCCAGTCACCTTTAGTCACAGGTGTTTGAATGAAGACTGTTTTTACAGACATTAGAGAACAAATGTTTCGCTCTCAGGAGTTCAGTGAGTTCTGTGATAGGATGTGCAACAAATCCAGTCCTGAAATTTCCTCGCTCCTAAATATTCCAGTCAGCCGTATTATATGAAAATGGAAGCAACTCAGCCACCTAGTGGTCGGCCATGTGAACTGACGGTCAGCGGTTGCTGAAGCTCATAGTGTGATGAGGTCTCCAACTTTCTGCAGAGTCGATCACTGCAGACCTCCAGGCTTCATGTggccttcagattagctcaGGAACAGACAGCTTGATGGAATGGGTTTCCATGGCGACCAGCTGCACCCAATCCAAACATCACCAAGTGAGGCAAAGGGTTGGATGTAATAAGCCGCCGGACTCTAGAGCAGTGGAGGAACGTTCCCTGGAGGGACAAATCGCACTTCTCCATCTTGGAATCTGATGGACGAGTCTGAGTTTGGTGGTTGCCAGGACAACGGCACTCATCTGACTCCATTGTGCAAAGTGTAAAGTTTGGTGGAGAGGGGCTCATGGTGTGGGGTTGTTATTCAGGAGCCCCTTAGTTCCAGGAACTAAGAACTCTGACTGCTTCAGCAGACCAAGAAATCTTGGACACGTCCAGGATCCCATCTGAGTGGGAACAGTTTGGATCTGGATCCTTAGTGGACCAGAGCACAAAGCAAGGTCCATAAAGACAGGATGGACAGCCTGGCTCAGAGTCCTGACCTCAACCTGATCAGAACACCTCGGGATGAATCAGAGCAGAGACTGAGAGCCAGGCCTTCTCCTCCCACATCAGTGTGTGACCTCACAAATGTGCTTCTGGAAGAATGGTCAGAAATCCCCATAAACTCTCTGCTAGACCTGGTGGGCAGCCTGAAGAGCTGAAGCTGTTCCAGCTGCAGAGGGAGCAATGTCCCATTGGACCCGGTGGGTCAGGACGGGACCGATGGGTCAGGACGGGACCGATGGGTCAGGACGGGACTGATGGGTCAGGACGGGACCGGTGGGTCAGGACGGGACCGNNNNNNNNNNNNNNNNNNNNNNNNNGGGACTGATGGGTCAGGACGGGACTGATGGGTCAGGATGGGACCGATGATGGGTCAGGACGGGACTAATGGGTCAGGACGGGACTGATGGGTCAGGACGGGACCCATGATGGGTCAGGATGGGACTGATGGGTCAGGATGGGACCGATGGGTCAGGACGGGACCGATGGGTCAGGACTGGACTAGGGATGTGAATAAAACTGCAACTGAAACCTCTTTGCAATCCGGATCCGTTTCTGTCTCCTTTCAGGCAACTCAACAGAAAGTCCAACTGTTTCCATGATGTTCGGAGAGTTTCAGCTGACATTCCATGTTTCTGCCCTGCTACAAACTGCTGCCGATGGTTCTGGTCAGGTACTACATGGTGCTCCGCTATACGGGGTTCCACAGCGCTACAGAACTGCAGAGTTCATCACAGTGAAgttggttttcattttcaggTGCTGAGGTCACACCTTGTTGGGAACGATGTCACCGTGATTTTCCAGGAACCCGATGCTCCGCCCTTCAAGCCCCAGATCATCCGTGCCGACCTCCAGCATGTCTTCATCATCGTTAGAGTCCACCAACCCTGCACCCAGCACACCTGTTACAGGTTAGACTTTGTCCACAGGAAGTGAGGTGTCCCAGGTCTGACTCCAGGTGTGAAGTTGCCGTGTCTTTCAGTCTTGCCGTGTCTAGGTCCCGGGGCGTCCCGCCCTTCGGTCCATCAATCCCATCTGGTTGGATGgctccttcctcctctgcctTCGTGGACTTCCTGCTGACCAAGATCATCAACGCCAAACACGCCACCCACAAGTCCGAGTCGTTTGTCACCATGGCGACGTTTGCTCGCAAGGAGCAGCTGAAGCAGTTGGTGAACAGCTTTGTAACGACGACACCATTGGACTCCTCCTCCGGCGTCCGCTTCAGCTTTATCTCTCTGGGCGGAAAGAAGAAGGAGCGTCTGGCGCCGCATCCGCTGGCCTACCTGCAGAGCGCAGGGGCCCTCACCTGGAGCGTGACGGTTCACAACCCCCGCACTTCTGTTGCAGTCGCCTGCCGACTGGCCGTCTCCAGCGAGCTGCTGGTGCTGATAGAGGAGGCGGGCAGAAAGGTGGTGTTTCAATGTTCATGCAGGGACGTGATTGGCTGGAACACCGCACACGGATCCATCCAGGTGTTCTACCAACACGGACTTTGTGTGGCGTTTTCCACACGGGATGGCCGCTGGGAAGACTCCCAGGAGATCACGCAACGATTGAAGGTGAGCAGGGCTCTCATTGGTCCCCGACCCCTCTCCAACCACCTCCCTAAGCGCGTCATAACCCGGTCATGCTAACTTTCAGACGGTGACCCACGGCGCTGCGGGGGCAGCCGTGACTCTGAGGAGGAACCGGCTCGGTCAGCTGGGCTTTCACGTCAACTTCGAGGGCATGGTGGCCGACGTCGAGGCCCACGGCTTCGCCTGGCAGGCGGGTCTTCGCCCCGGCTGCCGCTTGGTGGAAATCTGCTCAGTTCCCGTGGCAACACTTTCTCACGAGCAGATGATTGAGCTGCTGAGGACGTCAGTGAACGTCAGCGCCATTGTACTCCCGCCCCTCAGAGACGGGACGCCACGCAggtagaaaatatttcactcttTGTTTGCTGTGACATCAACATCGGTCTGCACCTGGTTGGCTGGAACCGACCAGAACCACGAAGGGCCACCAGAACCATGACCCCAAGAGGTTTTGTCAGGTGACCTGCAGCTACCGAGGAGAAAGAAATGTTCCTGTTTACCTGAGTCAAATATAAAAGAaggatgtttgagaaatttcAGGGCAGCAGTAGATCTACCAGAGCAGCTTTAAATGGAAATTGTACAGTTCCATTCCGTAGGgtccagaggtcagaggtcacgtgACCCTGACATCTGCATTTGTTCCAGAAGCACAATTTGTCCCTGATCTGGTTTCTGGTGTTTTGACCTGTGAGCAGGAGGAAATGTATTCAGTTTTATGTTAATGAATGGTAATATGATCAATATTTTggattaatgtttatttattttcattattaatgaATGGTGTTTTCAAAGACGTGTGAACTGAACTTGTTCAGATCGAGAACTACGGTTCAGTTAGTGAAGCTTCACTCTCTTCAGGAGTTTCTCTGAGACCCAACggctccccctgctggaggCCAGACTGGACcctgatgtcacttcctgccCCTATGGGAGCTCTGCAGCCCCGCCCACTGCCAGAACACCGTCCAATCAGAGTCCAGTCCAACTGAGCTCTTCCTCTGACATCAAGAACGACATCAGGTtagaactggaccagaaccaaactGGAACAGAACCAGGTTCCCCAGCAGAAACGGACCTTGACAGCAAAGTGATTACCGTGTTGATCCGCCCTGCAGAGCTCCTCCTGATTGGTTTGTCGGTTCTGAGGGACGCACCGGGTCCACTCGACACCGATCCAGCAGAGACAGAGGTGAGTGGAACTGGAACCAGGATCCATTCGGCTTCCAGAGTAAGAGCTGAACGACTGGAGGTTTAGCTTCCTGAGATGGTTCTGCCGCAGCTCGGTCCCATGAAGCTGCGggttctgcaggttctgctgaCCCGGTTGTTTTAATCTTCACCCTGACCCGGCCTGTCTGCTCATGTTCCCATCCAGAACCCAGACTCCACGGTCTTCCTCAGCGAGCGAGTCCAGCAGACGGAGACGGCAGCCGGCGGCCGCAGGTGAGTCCACCAAAACGCCAGAAATCgttcttaaactttttcagtCCACCTGAACGCGACTCTGCAGTTTGCAGCCACAAGTTGCTCGAGTTGCAGCAACACgttgtccagcagcagcagtgacgGCAGGACCTCGACGCCTCAGCTCACCTGTCTCAGCGGCGTGTCGGTGGACAGCGGCATAGACTCCGCCCTCTACTCGCCGTCAGCCCTGCCTGCCGTTGCTGGGGCAACGCTGGTCCTGACGGACGTCCACAGGAAGGAGTCGGCGGGGCAGAGCCGTCTCGTGACCGACCTCAGAGgctctgttgctaggtaactctGCGGCTCCAGAGTCAGTTCTCCAAAATGAATATTGACTTCCGTCGCCTGGagcggcgccccctgctgcaCTGGAGCAGAAACGCAAACGTTTCTGATTAGCGGGACGTTAAAGAGAAACTTTGTGTTTCACCATTTAATCcaggtgtttgtgtgcatgcacAGCCATAACTGATACAAGCATTTATGTATCAGTATTTCCATTAATATAGCGAACATATGGAGAAAATGTCGTCTGTTTATTCAACCTGTAATGGTTTCCCATCAGAGCAGGACAGGTGAGTCGAGCTGGGCAGGAGCTTAACATCTGCTCTACTTCTTTCAGAGACTATCGTGGAACCAGATGTTCATCAGCAGATAGAGTGAAGCCAGATTCACCtttgacccgtccaggtgacgcCAGCTGGGATGCAGAGCGTCTCTGCAGCCAGGATACCTGTCCATGGGAGGCGGAGCTTAGCTGGTTGAACAGCGGTTTGTTACTGGAGGATACTGGCAGGTGAGAAAAAGCAGGTGCCGTCACCTGAGACACGTGTTCACCTTCTAGCATCTGACCTCCACCTGACCTCCATCTGACCTCCACCCCCAGAAAAAGATGTCAACTCTTTTGAACATTGTATTTCTTGCCTTTCTGTCTTTCGAGTCCTTCACTGAGAAAACAGTTTAATCTGCTGGTAGTTTAGAAATCGGTGAACggattaaagatctgctgttgcaaaacagccgaaacccTGAGCTCCTTTCAGGCAAAAAATCCAGCTGTTGGAGTTTATTaatgaaatatgaataattgaccaacattttgataATGTATGGTTTATCAGTTAACGACTCGGTGATGTTCatttgatgtaaaacactttgaagtgcCTTGTTGCTCAAATGTCCGAGACTAATAAACTTGACCTGACTTCCTGTTGCAGACCCAGCCATCGTCCAATCAGAGGCCAGAAGGTgagtctgaaatatttttgtcgGTAATAAATCAATGAGATTCAAACTAAATGAACGAGTGAAAACTTCCTGACCTGAGATCCTTCAGGAAGTAGAAGTTGCTTAGACGAATGAGCAGCAACCTGATTGGTCAGGTTTTAGTAAGGCCCCGCCTCTTCAGCAGATTCTTGCTGGGCTGCACCGACATGACGCAATGCAGATGGAGGTCAGGAAGGAAATCTGTTGATGCCTGAGTCCTGTACGGTGGATCCACCGGTTCTGATGGagagaaagataaatgttattgttgtgtttcaaaggtagttggtcacaagggagttaatttaaaaaaacttactgaaaaaagaggagaaaagtggatcaacaaTCTACAGCTAAAAGCATCAGGTGCAGAAACTAACTGCCAGTTTGCAGCTGCTTTCTAACAGGAAACGATCACATTGTTTAAACTGTATTTCCAGATGTTTTATTGGACAGTTGCTTAGAAAGTTCATATGTAAGGTCAGATATATTATTCTTATACCCTCGCGTGGTTGTCCTCTGAGCGCTTTACACATGTGGGGGCTGGTCCCttactttaatttctgaaaggtggcaactcTAGTCCAAAATGTGACCCAACCTGAAACTAAATGATTGATTCTCCaggcttttgaaaactttctccTGGCTCATCGTGTAACATGAGGTCTGCAGGTCGTTGGTAACGTGGATCGCCTCGATGCGGTAAATCGTAAGAGAAGTCTTTTCTACTGAGATGATACGGATCATGTCCTAAATAGACACATATTGTTCCAGCCTGTTTAGGGCATTAGCTACTCGCTGTGATCCATTTTGCTCCGATTTGGACCGGATCCCCTTCCGGACCTTCATCTGAATTTGGCGCGTCATCCGGGTCACGTGTCTGAAACTCAGCAAGAGTTTCCTTTAGTCTGGACTGAAAGTGATGcgcgccatcttggtaggcaagaTGCAAAGCAGGCCGATGGCTTCGAGACCACCACGAAGAAATATGTGGACATTTTTGGCCAATGTGCAAGAGAAAGATGCACAATGGCTTCTGTTGGGATCGACCCGTATGAGATGGAGAAGGAAAATGTCAGACGACGGCCAAGCCGCCTCCGATCTCTGTACGAAAACCCTTCATAGTGAACACAAGATCTTTATAGACGGAGGAGCTTCACCGCTTGAAACAGACGGAAACAATTGGTGATAAACGAATTCGCAAACATCGCACAAACTCTTCAGACGAATAGTGAGGTTCTGGTGACGGGCAGAACCTCCACTTCCAGAATCCAGACTTCTGCCACACCCGCCTTGGTTCTGAGGTGCCCGCTGGGTCTGTCTCAGGTCCGGGTCGGCCTGGTCTgttctgaccaatcagagctcagAGGGGTCAGGGTTCAGGAAGCTGACAAGACatggctgtgattggtcagaaccGTAATGAGGTCGCAGTCAGTGGCTCCGCCTCCTCACCTGGTTCCCGTCTCAGTCTACCTGCAGAGCCGCTGGAGTCTCTGCcctgtttccatggaaacgtcTGACCCGCAGCAGGTCACATGACAGTTTGTCCCTTGCCAGTGGCGGGACTCTACAGAGCCCCGCCCACATCCTGCGGCGCCGCCACAGCGCACCGGCCATCAGACGCCGGCCTGCAGCTCTTCAGAAAGGTGAGCAGCTGgactttcacaataaaactacTTTCAGTAGCAGCTTTCCTGAGCCCTCACCTCATTGGCTGAGGCCAGGACAGGAGAAAGAGGGGCGGAGTTAGGCATGGGAAGAGAGACAGGTGAAGGTCAGACTGCctcaccgtgtgtgtgtgtgtgtgtgtgtgtgtgtgtgtgtgtgtgtgtgtgaaccacTGCAGGTGTGTTTCCATCGTCTCTCACTGACCATCAGCTCCGTTACATTCAGGAAGTGACATCAGGGAGCCCTGCGTTGAACAGGTGAGGAATAACACCTGGAGCCATTTTAAAGGCACTTTGTGATGTCATTGATGACGTCATCGTTTGTCCTCTCCCCCTCAGTGACATCACAGCTTCCCTCTCAGGTAAAGTGTCTCAGCTGGAGGAGATCCTTCAGCGGCTTCAGCTGGACCTGCTGAAGGTAAGCCTGACTTG harbors:
- the LOC103471535 gene encoding signal-induced proliferation-associated 1-like protein 2 translates to MRESLEVMGPPQTQGSPAVPQMGVRARVSNWSKKRDTGNARPSSRVDRLGPCQLDGPSRKFLEDNLDLSGGSKTGVQFFRTGQVRMKRSNSEATISDFDFGSEDAGPAATLTRRHGSSSSVDLLSSAGFWGVLDQEPSAPPPMPEPDAISAVLSPSLQAAVQIARGDIVFIPGQDTDRVHRKKTETSVLGRLRPQRTNSVEVYQDSSCPLTPHRWFSHYDVQSVLVSVAEGRPCAEAPDLLPLVGQEDQDGDERSSALVLACPHFLNELGGEMDQNLDLTRPGSSTGTNAAVSVLEASTGSKRCPADLRGTDEYLDLGAMYYQKYFYTKDHQNYFGVDPKFGPVSLSVRRDAVDDGGNPTRFCYRIILRTGQLSTLRGSIMEDSVPSSSKHGTGRGLPLKDVLEFVVPELNIQSLRAASRSPQVPDLLLQLDQQELILQHRVDLQLSRAGQNTGETSSPALTQFLNLLGHSDPMKTFYKHQDQQNSGNSTESPTVSMMFGEFQLTFHVSALLQTAADGSGQVLRSHLVGNDVTVIFQEPDAPPFKPQIIRADLQHVFIIVRVHQPCTQHTCYSLAVSRSRGVPPFGPSIPSGWMAPSSSAFVDFLLTKIINAKHATHKSESFVTMATFARKEQLKQLVNSFVTTTPLDSSSGVRFSFISLGGKKKERLAPHPLAYLQSAGALTWSVTVHNPRTSVAVACRLAVSSELLVLIEEAGRKVVFQCSCRDVIGWNTAHGSIQVFYQHGLCVAFSTRDGRWEDSQEITQRLKTVTHGAAGAAVTLRRNRLGQLGFHVNFEGMVADVEAHGFAWQAGLRPGCRLVEICSVPVATLSHEQMIELLRTSVNVSAIVLPPLRDGTPRRSFSETQRLPLLEARLDPDVTSCPYGSSAAPPTARTPSNQSPVQLSSSSDIKNDIRAPPDWFVGSEGRTGSTRHRSSRDREPRLHGLPQRASPADGDGSRRPQFAATSCSSCSNTLSSSSSDGRTSTPQLTCLSGVSVDSGIDSALYSPSALPAVAGATLVLTDVHRKESAGQSRLVTDLRGSVARDYRGTRCSSADRVKPDSPLTRPGDASWDAERLCSQDTCPWEAELSWLNSGLLLEDTGRPSHRPIRGQKSTCRAAGVSALFPWKRLTRSRSHDSLSLASGGTLQSPAHILRRRHSAPAIRRRPAALQKGVFPSSLTDHQLRYIQEVTSGSPALNSDITASLSGKVSQLEEILQRLQLDLLKEQQDKAALQQQILDLRRDNLRLQEESRSAALQMRRFTAWMLHRGSLP